AGCGTCACGTCCAGCGCCTCGGCCTTGAGCTGGCGTTCCAGCTCCGCATCGGCCAGCGCCTGGCGACGCGCCGCGAGCAGCGCCTCCACCGCCTGCTTGGCCACGTTGATCGCGGCGCCGCGCGTCTTCTTCTCCTCGGGCGAGAGCTGCGCCATGCCCTTCATCAGCTCGGTCAGGCGGCCCGACTTGCCCAGGAACTGCGCCTTGGCGTTCTCCAGCTCGGCGGGGGTTGCGGAGCGCGCGAACGACTCGCGCGCGCTTTCGACCAAGGAATCCAACTCGTTCATATCGACTCTTGAAAAGAAACAAGGGCTAGCGCCTTCTCAAGCCCTAGCCCTTGTTGTTTGCGCGCTGAAAGCTATGAAGAACATAGCTGACAGTCGTGAACTCAAGCGGCCAGCTTGGCCTTGACTTGCTCCACGATGCTGCCGAAGGCAGCCTTGTCATGCACCGCGAGGTCGGCCAGCATCTTGCGGTCGATCTCGATGGACGCCTTCTTCAGGCCGTTGGCGAACTGGCTGTAGGTCAGGCCCAGTTCACGGGCAGCGGCGTTGATACGGGCGATCCACAGCTGGCGGAACACGCGCTTCTTGGTACGGCGGTCACGGTAGGCATATTGCCCGGCCTTCATCACCGCCTGCTTGGCGATGCGGAAGACGTTGCCGCGGCGGCCGCGGAAACCCTTGGCCAGGGCGAGAACCTTCTTGTGACGGGCGCGGGCCGTAACACCACGTTTGACGCGAGGCATGTGCTTTCTCCTTGTTCGTCAGTTGATTACAGGCCTGCGAAAGGCAGCATCTGTGCCATGTGACCCATGTTGGTCTCATGCACGGCCACTGCACCACGCAACTGGCGCTTGTTCTTGGTGGTCTTCTTGGTCAGGATGTGACGCTTGAAGGCTTGACCGCGCTTGACGGTGCCACCCGGACGAACGCGAAAACGCTTCTTCGCGCTGCTCTTGGTCTTCATTTTGGGCATGTGAATGCTCCTGTTGCTTGTGCTCGTGAGGCGTTTGCACACCGCTGTGCAACCTTGTTGGCCCCGAGCCACTTTTTCAAACGGCGGGGGCTTTCGCCCTGCCGTGCGGCCATGCTCTCGCACGGCCTATCGGCTGGCGTCCGCCTTGCGGCGGGCGCCGGCCAAATCCTCTCGCCTACGCTGCAGTCGCCGCTGCATCCGCCGCGGGCTTGGCCCCGGGCTTCTTGCGCGCCGGCGCGATCATCATGATCATCTGGCGGCCTTCGAGCTTGGGGAACTGCTCCACCTGGATGCTGTCGGCCAGCTCGTCGCGCAGGCGGTTGAGCAGGGCCAGGCCCAGTTCCTGGTGCGTGATCTCGCGGCCGCGAAAGCGCAGCGTGACCTTCACCTTGTCGCCATCGGCCAGGAAGCGGCGGATGTTGCGCAGCTTGATGTTGTAGTCGCCATCGTCCGTACCGGGGCGGAACTTGACTTCCTTGATGTCGATGACCGTCTGCTTGGCCTTGGCCTCGGCAGCCTTCTTCTGTTCCTGGTACTTGAACTTGCCGTAGTCCATCAACCGGCACACCGGCGGGTTGGCCGTGGCGGCGATCTCCACCAGGTCCACGTCCAATTCGCCCGCCATGCGCAGAGCCTCTTGCAGGCTGACGATGCCCAGGGGTTCGTTGTCAGGGCCGGACAGGCGCACTTCGGGCGCCATGATTTCCCGGTTCAGGCGGTGCTTGCGCTCCTCGCGCTGGCGACGGTCACGAAATTCAGTAGCGATGGTTCTCACCTTCAATCAAAAATGCTACGAAAAGCGTAGCTGCTCACGCACCACCTGTGCGCTCTCAGGCCAGTTTTGACTCAAAAATCAGGCTTTGGAGGCGATGTCCCGTGCGATCAGTTCGACAAAGGCGTCGAGGGACATCACACCCAGGTCTTTATTGCCCCGGGCGCGCACTGCGACGGCTCCGGCCGCCTTTTCCTTGTCGCCCGCGACCAGGATATAGGGCAGCTTTTGCAACGCATGCTCGCGTATTTTATACGTAATCTTTTCGTTACGCAGATCCTGGACCACCCTAAGATCTTGATGCGGCAGCGCTTTCTGCAGCTTTGCGGCAATTTCGCGACAGTAGTCGCTCTGCGCGTCGGTGATGTTGAGCACCGCCACCTGCACCGGCGCCAGCCACACCGGCAGCGCGCCCGCGTGCTGCTCGATCAGGATGCCGATGAAGCGCTCGAGCGAACCGACGATGGCCCGGTGCAGCATCACCGGGCGGTGGCGGCCGCCGTCCTCGCCCACGTATTCGGCGTCCAGCCGCTCGGGCATCGAGAAATCCACCTGG
This region of Alicycliphilus denitrificans K601 genomic DNA includes:
- the infC gene encoding translation initiation factor IF-3 translates to MRTIATEFRDRRQREERKHRLNREIMAPEVRLSGPDNEPLGIVSLQEALRMAGELDVDLVEIAATANPPVCRLMDYGKFKYQEQKKAAEAKAKQTVIDIKEVKFRPGTDDGDYNIKLRNIRRFLADGDKVKVTLRFRGREITHQELGLALLNRLRDELADSIQVEQFPKLEGRQMIMMIAPARKKPGAKPAADAAATAA
- the rpmI gene encoding 50S ribosomal protein L35; this translates as MPKMKTKSSAKKRFRVRPGGTVKRGQAFKRHILTKKTTKNKRQLRGAVAVHETNMGHMAQMLPFAGL
- the rplT gene encoding 50S ribosomal protein L20, with protein sequence MPRVKRGVTARARHKKVLALAKGFRGRRGNVFRIAKQAVMKAGQYAYRDRRTKKRVFRQLWIARINAAARELGLTYSQFANGLKKASIEIDRKMLADLAVHDKAAFGSIVEQVKAKLAA